The nucleotide sequence GGCGACGCCGGCGGAGGCGTTGCTGGAGCGCGGCGCGGGGCACTACGTTGTCATCCCCAGGATTGCTTGCACGGATTTCGCATGCGCTTGTGTACGGAATCATTCTCTGTCCCGTATCAGATATCTCATGAGCTCAATTCCAGCAGTCACGGCTGCCGGTGCATCCAGCGACGAACCGGCGACGTTCGTCGCCAACACACTCTCGGCGTCGTTGACCGTCAATGTCATTGAGACCAGCCTCGCGTGGTATCGCGACGTGCTCGGCTTCACGGTTGCACAGACACACGAGCGTGACGGAAAGATGTTCGCCGTGTCGCTCAGAGCGGGGCCGGTGGCCATCCTGCTGACGCAGGACAACGGCGCCAGGGGATCGGACCGGGTCAAGGGCGCCGGAATGTCGTTGCGGCTGACGACGTCCCAGAACATCGACGAGCTGGCGACGCGAGTGCGGGAGCGTGGCGGCATACTGGAGACGGAGCCGGTGGATATGAGGGGCGTGCGCGTGTTTCGGTTGGTCGATCCGGATGGATTCAAGCTGGTGATATCGTCGGAACCGGCGTAGCTGGTACGCTTCATCAGGGACAAGCAAATGCCATCCTCTACCGACCGCATCGAAGAGTCCGTCGTCCTTTCCGCCCCGCGCGCACGCGTCTGGCGCGCGCTCACTGACGTCCGCGAGTTCACGCAATGGTTCGGCGTCGAGCTCACCGCGGCTTTTGAACCCGGCGCTGTCATCAACGGACACGTTACGAATGTGGGTTACGAGCATGTCACGATGACGATCTGGGTCGAAGCAATCGAGCCGCAGCACGCATTCTCCTTTCGCTGGCATCCGAACGCAATCGACATGTCGGCCGACTATTCTACCGAACCGACCACGCTCGTCGTATTCACGATCGATGAAGTGCCCGAAGGTACTCTGCTCGTCGTAGTAGAATCAGGTTTCGACGCGTTGCCAGAGTCGCGGCGGACGCCTGCGTTCACCAGCAACAGCAAGGGCTGGGAGGCGCAGATGCGGCGGATCGCGAAGTATCTCGCGGAGAATTCCGGTCCGTCAGTCGTATGATGCTAGTGCGACACGTTCGGATTTTTCACCGCGCGATCCGAACGAGTCACACATTGTTCACTACGACTGTGGCTCCAGCAACAGCGGGTGTACCTTACGCAAGCCAGCCGCTCCTCGTCGCCTTGCTCGCGAGCAGTGCCAGCACCAACGCTACCACCAGCACGACACATTGCAGAACGACCGCCGTCGATCCAGCCTGCGACATCGCGCCGCTCATGCCGAACAGCGATACGTCCTGAAGGATCACGCCGAGCAGTGACAGAACCAGCAGTGGATACGCCCACCGCTTGCCGACGATCAAACCGATGCATCCAAGCGCACCAGCGCACACAGCAATACCCGTCGCAGCGATCGACCATGCAGGACGGGCTGCATACATAGCCTGCTGCGCGGCGCTCAGCTTCGCGACATCTGCTGGAGTGAGGCGGAGATCCATGACAAACGCGGCGACACCGATCAAGTTCCAGATCAGTGCAACAATACCAACGGGCTTGAGCCACTTCGGTGTTGCAGTCATATCGATCCCCCTGGGTGTGAGTGCGTCGATGACTTCCTGCGGTCCAACCGTAAGGAGCTACGCGGGCACCTGAGCGACGTTCCATTCCAGCGCTCTCGCCATCGCTCGCGCATTCTCGAAGCGACCGGCGGGGTCCTTGGTGAGCGCTCGCATGAGTATGGCGTCGAGCTCCGGCGGAATGTCCGCAACGTGGGTCGATGGCGCGGGCGGCGTCTCGTACAGATGCGCCGCAAGCATCTGCATCGAATTCCGTCCGGCGAACGGTGAGCGACCGGTGACGAGAAAGTATCCGAGTGCGCCGAGGCTGTAGATATCCGACGATGCGCTGATCTCGTTCGGATCACCGCACTGCTCGGGGCTCATGAATTCCGGTGTTCCGACGATCATTCCGGCCTGCGTCAGAGTCGCGCCCATCGCACCGGCGCTCCCAGTGCCGCGCGCAGTGACCAGACCAAAGTCGAGCAGCTTCGCGACGTCCGGCATTCCGCCGCGATTGCCCAGTATCACGTTGCTCGGCTTGATGTCGCGATGCACGAGTCCGCGATCGTGCGCTTCGGCGAGCGCGCCGCAGAGCTGCATCAGAACGTGAACGGCGCGCGATACGTGCATTGGACCGTCGCGCTCGACGATCTTCTCGAGCGTCTCGCCGTCGAGCAATTCCATGACACAGTAGAACGTACCGTCCTCGGAGCGGCCATAGTCGAAGAGTTGCACAGTGTTGGGATGTGTGAGCTGCGCCGTCGCCTGAGCTTCGCGCTCGAAGCGAGCGAGCGCATCGGGACTGCCCGCCTGCTCGGCGCTGATCAGCTTGATCGCGACCGGGCGGCGCAACATCCGATGCTCGCCGCGAAAAACATCGCCCATGCCACCCGAACCAAGCTGCTCGCCGAGCGTGTATTGTCCAAGTTCGCGCGCTGCCGCCTCGCGACGCACCACGATCTCGTATCGATAAGACCCAAACCAGATGATGAGCCCTGTGAGCGTCAGCACAGTGACCTTGAATCCGAACACGATTGGCGCGATCGATATTGGAAGCATGCCTGTGACGAGCGCCCACACATCCGGCGCGAGCCCCGTCATCGCGAACAGCGCCACCGCAATCGCCGTTCGCCGCGCTGGGTTCGGAATGAGAACGCCATACGCGACCATCAGGAATACCGCAAAGCTCGCCGTCCCAAGCGCGATGTCGATCGGCGCCTTCGAATACACGTCCTGCAGCGTCGAGTAGTCAAAGATGTTGAGCGCAAGAAAAAGTCCTGCGCCGAAGGTGAAGATGATCGCTTCGTAGAGACGTAGCCTGCCGAGTGGCCGGGGCGAGCCGGGCCGAAGCAGCTGCGCTGCGATCACGAACAGGGCAGCTACAATTACATAGAGGTATGATGACCCCGCCGAGAGTGGTGCCGTTGCAGTGCGCGCGCGCATGATCGGCGAGAGTGTGCCAAAGATTGCGCCACCGGCGTTGTAAGCTGCGCATACCCAGGCAACTGCACGAAGTCGCCGCTGAAGCGTGGCGCGCAGCTCCTCACTGTTGCTGAAGTCGTCGCGGTGAGTGCCGGCGCGTCGGAAGCGGGCGGCGAGCTTGGGGGTCGGCATCGCCATAATGATGCACCCGAACCCGGTTTCCGGCGAGGAGTCACCCGCCGCTACAGGACCTATCCCTCAGGTAGTCGCAATCAGAAACGACTCTCCGCTCGACGGCCGCAGTCCGTCGGTGCGGCCGGCGAAGTAGCGTTGGGCAAGATCGGCCGCGGATACATGAGCGACCGACGCGAAGCCTGCGTCCCGGGCCATCGCCAGCATCTCCCGCGGAGTGAAGAAGCTGAGGAACGGCGTCCCCGAAGCCCGGGCGTTTTTCTGGACTTCCTTGTGCTGCTGCCGCTCCTCGCCTTCCGTGAGCTCCGCGGGCAGAAGAAACGTCATCGCCAGCGTCGAGCCAGCGGCGAGCGCCGCGAGTCGGCGCAGTGTGGCCGCGACCGCGTCTCTCGTCAGGTACATCGTGACGCCGGTGCATGCGACCACCGTCGGCAGGGTCGCATCGAAATCCGCATCATCCGCGAGCCGGTCCCACCAGTCATCGCCTGCCTCGAAGTCGACCGGCACCAATCGCAGCCAGTCTGGAATGCCGAAGCCAAGGTCGATCAGGCGCTGCCGCTTCCATGCCTGCGTCTCCGGCTGGTCGATCTCGAATATCCGTATGCGCGAGGTGATCCCCGGCCTGCGCTGCGCGAAGGTATCGAGTCCGGCGCCGAGTATGAGGTACTGTGTGACGCCGAGTGCGGCCTGTTCGGTGACAAGGTCATCGACGAAGCGAGCGCGGGCAACGATGCCTGCCCGGAACCCGCGCGTGCCTTGACGATCCATGTCGGGCCGGCTGCGCCAATTGTCGTCAGGCGCGACAAGCTCGAGACCGATGGTGTCTCTGATGACGTGTGGAGATGCATCGACCTCGACGTGCAGAGCGCGCCACAACGCGACGCGCACCGCCGAGCTGTCCGGAACCGCGGTCGGTTTTTCCTGCATAGTGAAAGGAAGCTAATCGCGTGACGTGGCGATCGAGCGTCACAGCCACCGACGTACGCGTGCCTGATAGCTTGTGTATTCGTTGCCGAAGAGCTTTGCGAGCGCGCGCTCCTCGGGTGCGATCTGGAAGCGGTCCATGTAGAATACAAAGGCAACCAGCCCGAGCAGCGCCCATGCCGAAGACAGGAATACCGCCCATGCACCCAGAATCCACGCAAGGCCGACGTACATGGGGTTGCGTGTGATTCGAAATACGCCCGAGCTGACCAGAGAAGATGCCCGCTCCGGTGTCGTGGGATTTACCGTCGTTCGCGCTCGACGAAACGCCCTGACGCCGGCAATGCTGAAGCCGATGCCAATCAACGCCATTACTGCAGCCGCAGTGAAGCGCAGCGTGTCGGGCAGATGGAGCAACGGCGCGAACCGGGATGTGCCCCACATCGCGACTGCGATGACTGCTGCAACCACCGGCGGTGGCACCTTTACTTCGAGTGATTTCATGGACGCGCTCGCGATGGGGTAGGATCGGTTCAAGCGCCAGATTGGACCGCTCGTCTCATCGGGCGAGCGCCGACCTGTTACGCTATGTGAAACCGATCGAGGTAGATGATGAGGCCAAAGATCGCCTGCACGGCACTCACAACGAGCCACGTGACAGCGGGACGATCGCGCCAGAGCCATCGTCCGAGCGCTACGATGATGACGCCCGTGACGATGAGAATGAGGAAGAAACCGAACACGTGGTGCGTGTATGCCATGCGGCTTCCGCCGATGGCGCTCGCGGCGAGCAAATGACCGAGCAAGCCAACTGCGAAAAGTGCGACAACGAGGCCGCGCCACAACGGGCTCATCGGACCCTTCATGCCGCTGGCAGCCGGAGCCTGGGACGGATTGGACATCACATCTCCTTTCGTGAGGGATCGGATCGGCGAATCTCCGCAAGATACCGATCGCGCAATGCGTGGGTGCGTCGCGTCTACACAGTCCTGCACCGCATAGCGAGCCAACCGGTCGCCACGGCCGTGTCCAGATCGGCGATCAGCAAGCCTTCCTTGCCGTACGGCTGCCACCCAAGCACTGTCCCGTCAGGATGCACTACTGCCGATGTCGTCGGCGATCCGCCGCTCGCGTAGTTGACGCTCGCGAAATAACAGCTGTTCTCCGCGGCGCGGCACAGCATCGCCTTCTCGTGAAACGTGTTCAGGGGATCAGCGAAGCTGGTGGGCTGATAGCCGCCCGGTTCGGCCTCGGCGAAATGCGGATGGAACACTATGTGCGCACCGCGCTGCGCGGGCCAACGCACCGTCTCCGGGTAGCGCCACCCCTCGTGGCAGATAGCCACGCCGAACTTCAGCGGACCAACCTGGAAGCACTCGCGCTGCGTACCCGGCGAGTAGAAACTCTCCTCTGACGGGTCCAGCTGCACCTTGTCCTGGAAACCGGCGATCGTTCCGTCTCGATCGATGACCAGCGCAGTCAGCCGCGGCGCGCCGTCGACCACGCGCTCGGTTCCAAGCACCACCGCGACGCCAGTATCTGCCGCTACTTTGGCAATCGATGACCACGCGCGCTCGAGGAAGGCGGCATCGATCGGTGGCACCATCCTGCCCGTCGCACGATAGCCCGGGACGTAGCACTCCGGAAAGCACACGATGAGCGCCCCCTCGACCGACGCCTGCTGGATAGCAGCATGGGCCAGCGCGACCGACTCATCGGGCGTGGCCGCGTACCGTAAGTTGGCGAGTGCAATTCTGACTGTACTCATTTCGGGGCTGGGTCGAATGATCAATTAGTACACTATGGACTCGTGGCTGTCACGGCAAAACGCAGCACCAACGTCCTGTTTGGTGACAGCATGCGGATTCAGATGTGAATCCTACGATGTATGCCGCGCACCCGGCACTGTACTCTTCTCGATCTTCACCATCACGGTATACTCCGGATCAACCAGCTGGATGATCGGCGCCTTCGCGTTCTGCGCGACGAATTGATATGCGTCCATGACCGACATCCCGGACTGCGCGCGCACCCATCCGATCATCGCCTTGAATGCGACGCGCGCGGCGTCCTCGAGCGGACGACCCGAACCGACAAAGATTATCTCGTCGGCGTTCTCGATTCGCGGGATTGGCGTCGCACTCTTCCTGATCAGCTCGACGTACACCTCGACGTTCAGTGCACCTTCGATCGCAGCACCCATGATCTCGCCTTCGCCCATCGCGTAGTGGCCATCGCCGAAGGACAAGAGAGCGCCGGGTACGTTAACGCCCAGATAAACCGTATTTCCTGCACGCACCTCGGGACAGTCCATATTGCCGCCGAAGTTGCCGGGCACGATCGTGGTACGAACTTCGCCACCCGCCGGCGCGACGCCGATGCAGCCAAGGAACGGCGCCAGCGGTACCGACCACGAATACTTGCCGTCGGCCGACGTGGCTCGAGCCGCAGTGCGCTTCGCGTCCACGTCGTATCGCCACGTCGTCTCCGGGAAATCCGGTCCGAGCATCGCGGTCTGATCGTTGCCGACGAGTGCACCAAACCCCGGACTGAAAGACGATACCGCATATGAGCGCGCAGGCTCGAGTTTCACGATGTGAATCGCGACCGTATCACCCGGCTCGGCGCCATCCACGTAGAACGGGCCCGTCTGCGGATTGTCGTGGCCGGCGGCCATCTTTCGGGACGGGAGATCCGCCGCAGTCTTCACTGCGCCGTCGAAGCAGTCTTCCGTCCACGTAGCGATGCGCGTGCCCGACTTGATGTGCTGTTTCGGGGGCGCGCCGCCGAACGTGTACACGAGATCGGCGTGCTGAGGGATCCAGTCGAGCGTCGGTGCGTCGGCGGGAATATTCGCGACACTGGTTGGCGCTGCCGCGGTCGCCATCGCGGTCCCGGCCGCTGGCGCTACGTCGCTCGAAGCAACAGAATCACCGCCCGACGACTCGCGTGTGCCGTCCTTGCACGCTGCCATTACGCCAAGGACGCCGAGCGGTGCACTGATGAGGAACTGTCTGCGTGTGTTCATGCTAGCTTGCCATTGGGTTTGCGATCGTGAGGGGTAATGCGTCCGCCGGAACCGGGAATCATAGTTGCCACAATCCGTGATCGGCGTCTCCCTGGATGTAGATGGCGAACGTACCCTTTCCCGGAATCTCCATCGCGGGATGCGCAACGAAGGCACGGTGCCTCGTCACAGCATCCGAGGCGACGATCTCGGGGAAATGTATCTTCATTCGAGCTCCCGTGTGTTTGCGGTATGACGCGCTGGCGCGGCTGCAGGCGCGCGGGACGCTATGCCTGAGTAAAGCGTAACGTGTTGCCGTCGGGATCATTGACGTAAAACTCGCGCGTGCCCCAGGTCTGCTCGAGTGGACCTTCGTGCACTTCGTGCGGCGCCTCAGGGTTGCCGGGCGTCTCGAGTCCCCGTTCGCGGAACGTCCGAAACAGTGCGTCGATGTCAGTGGTCGTGACGACGACTACGGCACCGAAGACTCCATCGCCGCTGTGGCTCGAGAGGAACAGGTGGGCGCCATCGCGGGCGAGAACGCTGAACGACGGATCGTCCAGCGCGTCGTCGCCATCGACGCGTTCGAAATCGAGAATGCGTGTGTAGAAATCGACTGACCGTCGCATGTTGCTGCAGCGTAGCGTCGCAATGATTGTCATTGGGAAAAACCGGGGTCAGAGTACGTTTTCCGTAGCGGAAATGTACTCTGACCCCGGTTTTCTCCCCGCTGCACGCTTCGGATCAACAATGCCGCCAGGCCCACGATGATACCAACGTACAGGTACTGTGTCAGCGAGACGCCGGTACCGAAGGGAAACCAGATACCTGGCACGCCCAACGCCGTCAGTGCACCGCTGAATTGGCTGGCGGCGACAAACAGCACGACGATGAACGTGAGCAGACGATCCGGCTGCCGTCTGCGCAGTCCGACGATGGCGGTCGCCAGCAGCACGACGGCCAGCGGGACGCGCCATATCTGATTCAGCATGGCATACATGCCGTGAGGCAGTGTCAACCCCAGCACAGCACTCAGCACGGTCACCACGCTCAGCGCGGTGATGATGGCAATGGCGTATGTCAGCCATTGCCAGAGTTCGAGCTGATACCAATGTCGCCATGTCATGATCCATGCTGCCAACCCGAGCGGTACGAGAGTCTGATGCACGACGAGGTACGTGGTGAGGTCTTCATACGGCATCCAGGTGTAGACCGCCTGATTCAGCCTGTATGCGGCAGTCAGCAGAAGCGCCGAGCACAACCACTGCACGAAATGCCCGTGCGCAAGCTGCGCGCGGAAGCACCAGGCCAGCAGCGCCAGTAGCACGAATGCCAGAGGCTCGACAACTTCGACCACATAACCCTTGAACGTTTCCAGCCAATCGAGTTGGTACTGGGCGCTGATGGCGTCAATCGTGCCGAGCATGGGGGCGATGTGGATGCCGCCCGCGTCCTGCCCGCGTCCGAGTCCGGGACGCATCCACACCCTTATCGCTATGACGGCGTCGTGCGCGTTCGCAGACTCTGGCGGCAAACGAAAGATCTGTGGCCTGGTGCTGTAGATAACCGGCTTCGTGCCGGAAAAGTCGCCCGTCCCGCCGATCAAGGTTCCGTTCCAGAACAACTGGTAGGCGTCTTCGACATACGCCGGCGCGAGGAGGGCGATGCGGGTGTCGGCGGTGGCGTCGACGGCGACACGCATGCGGTACCACGCGTATCCCGAATAGCCATTGTGACCGCGTGCCCACCAACCGGGCACGTAATCCGTAAGACCGACATCGCCGTCGTGCGCGCCGGGAGCGGGGGTAAGGTCCACGGCCTCCCAACGCGAATCGTCAAGGCCCGGCGCGGCCCAGCGTTGGTCGTCGCCAGGACGGAAGCGCCACGGGCCCGTCAATAAGCGGGAGGACTGACCGATGCGAATCTGCATTGCCGGTGTCGTTCCGGCCTTTTCACCAGAGGTGGGGACTGCACCTGCCCCCGATTGGTCGTGTTCGACGACGTCAACGGCGACGGGTTCCGCCGGTGCTTGATTTCGCGATGCGAACGCGTGCCCACCTGGCGCTTCCGCCGCGGCCGATTCGATGGGCAATTTTGCAACGGAAATCAGGACGATCATGCTGAGGAAACATGTCTTCACCAAACCTCCGCAACTTGATTTCAGCCTCACAAGCGGGCCATTTGATCGTGCGTGGCGCTCGAGGTTCCGACCAGAGTTCAGGGAACCGCCGCTCCTCTCCGCGTGACATTTCCCGCACCAAACAACTGATCACTGTCGGACACAGTGACACTGCACATATGCGGCAGAAGATGCTTGCGTCGAACACTGCCGCAAGACATATCGTCAACGCTGACATAATGTTGACATTGACATATAGTTGCTTTACATCACGCGACCTATGGCCTTCTGCCACCGGCAACCCGATGTGAAGTTGCCGCGTTAATTGAGAGAATGACGCGCGGAAACCGCCGCGAGCTCGCCGACGAATATGTCGCGTGCTGTGATCGGAAGTGCACGGTGAGTCCCTATCTCGGATTCACCGTCATCACAGACCTTCCATCGGTCGTCTTCGCCCAGTACCTGATCCAGTGCTCGCCGATGTTGTTCGCCGCTGCGATCAGCTCCTTCGTCGGCTGCTTGCCGTGCATCGTCATCACGACGATCGCGGTGTTGAACTTCTTCTGTGAATGCGCGAAGTCCGGCTCGCGCGGACCCATCGCTGCGATCACGTCCTGAATCGTGATGTTGGTTCTGTCACCCGTGTAAATGGGATGACCGTTGGCATCCTGGTGGCCGGTGCGCTTCAGGTTGCGAAGGATGAAGAAGGGCGGCACCTCATCCGGCCTGGCGAGGCCCATCAGGTAGAGGCCGAGCCACGAGTAGCCCTTCGCGGGCGAGTAGTAGTCTCTGTCGAGCTGAGTGTACGTGCCGTCCCCGTTGTCCTTCCACGTACTGCCGCCCATCGCGTCGGCCTCGATGGGATTCGAGTATGGGAACGCAGCTGGAAGATGCACGCCGGTCGCCCAGTGTACGGGACCGAGCGTGATCGTGTCGCCATTCGCTACCGCGCGCGCATCGGCGGCCCAGCGATGACCGAGCTCGTGTCCGATCTGCGACATCGCGTAGTTGTAGTCGGGCATGCGGCCGTCGGGTGACTTCTCCTGGATCTGTACTGCCGACGTCGAGACCGGTTCGACGTACATCCACTGCAGCTCGCCCTTGCTGCAATAGTTCTCCAATCCATTCGTAACTGTCCCGATACCAGTTACGTTGCCGCCGCGTGGTCCGTTACTCGGCGTCCCACCTTCGGGGTTGTCGACGCGGAAATCCGAATAGGTCGCGATGAAATCGAAGTTGTCGCCGAGTGTCGTGATGATCGAGCAGGCAACATCCTGCGCGCGCGGAATCTCGGGCCAGTGGAAGCCTTCGTACGCAACGGGAAACGTTCCGCTCCTCCTGCTCGCCAACGAGAGATCTATCTCCGGGGAGCGAATGCCACCGAGTGCAACCGAGCGCGCCGTCACCCGATCGACGATCGACGACGGCGTGCCACTCTCTGCATCGGCAGACACGGACACCCGAGTCGCGCCGGCGAGCGGAGCCGGAAGCACGCCCTCGATCGAAATTGTATTTCCGTTCACGGTAACTTCCGGTTCCGCGCCGGCACCGGAAACGATGTAACGTGGAGGACGGCTTCCGCCTCCACCGCCTGCACGTTTGTCTGCAAACCCGCGGATGGTCCATACTGCCGTTGCCTTCCTGAGATCGGCCGACGTTGGTTTGTGCGTGTCGAACGCGACGCGATACGTCACGCCATCGATCGCCGGATCGCCGTTCGGGAGCACGGCACCGCGAGTCTCGATGGTCGCTCTGACGAAGAGACCATCGATGCTGGAAAGCCGGACGTGCGTGATGTCGAGGTTCGGTGCGACCGCTGGATCGGGGGCATCCTGAATCGACGCGAGCGCCTTCTCGATGCCATCGGTGACCATCGGGAAAACACCGACCACCGCGTCGCGCGCTGACACGTCGTTGTACGAGAGCTCGATCACGCCGGTCTTGTAGAGTGTCGCCTGAATGCGGTTCACCGTCGGTACCCAGGTGAACGACTGGATTCCGCCAGCTCCCTCGCTGAGTGTCCATGTCACAACTGCGCGATCCGGCAGTTCCTTCACGAAATGCGGACCGTTCAATCCGGATTTTATGAATGCTGCGATGCCGGGAATCGTGTTGATGAACGTCTCTCCGACAGTCTGCAGGGACGCGTAGCGATCCATCAGGAACCCGTTGCGGGTCGATCCGCCGGCGCCAGTACGGTTGCCAGCGGGCGGACCACCGAATCTTGCGCGATCGGCCGCCTGCTGCATGGTGCCGAAGGTGATTGCTCCGATCGCGACATCGAAGGAGCTCCACTGCTTTCCCGAGAAAGGAAAGGTGAACCCCTTGAGCGTCGCCGAATTTCCTTTGAGTTGGGGCCCGAAGTCCGCATCCCATCTCAGTGCGACATTTTCGACGCGAAATCCCTTCCCTTGCGGAGTGAATCGCAGGGTTCGGTGGTCCAGGTCGAAGAGACGCGCGGAGTCGACTGCTGCGCTATCGAGCTCGAGATGTATCAGGTTCCCTATGGTGGTTACCTTGCCGATCGGGTGACCAGGCTCGCGCTGGGCCACGCCCAATGAGGGGAGGGCGGCAAGTGCGAGGCGAAGCTGGATGTAACGGATACGGGTCATCGTGGCGGTCCAATGAAGGCGCGGTATTGGATACAATATTCAGCGCGCAGTAATTCTAGTGCAATTCATCGACACGACCCGAGCGGATCGCCTGCGCAGCGAGAGCGCTGTAGTGCTCCGAGCTCAGTTCACCACCCCTGTGCGGTCCTGGCTTTGATGCCGGACCCCGGCTCCTGCGCCTAGCGGCGCTGACGCGTGATTTATCTCAATGGCGTGTGGCCGGTTCGTCGCGCTTGAGCCATCCATCGAACCAGTCAGTCATCTGGTTCAGCATGTGCTTGATGCCGGCAGGCGACGCGTTGCCGTGCGCTTCTCCGGCATACCGGATGAAGCGCACCGGCTTGCCGAGTCGGTTGAGCGCAGTGAACAGCTCCTCGCTCTGGGAAAGAGGCGCTGCGTAGTCCATGTCTCCGCCGATGATCAGCACCGGAGTGGAAATCGACTCTACATGCATCAGCGGACTGGCTTCGAGATATGTATCCCAGTGCCCGTAAGGTGGAACACCGAGATGTCCCTGCCCGCCTTCGGCCCAGCCTGGAGCCCATAGTTGTTCATTGGCATCGTCCGCAAGCCGGCGCGTCGGATTGAACTGGCCGTACATGCTGATGAGATCGTACAGTCCGTTACGCAGAACCGCTGCCTTGAATCGGTGAGTCTGCTCGATCACCATCGCCGTGCCGTAACCGCCGAAACTGATCCCGTCGATTCCGAGCCGATCCGGATCGGCGATCCCGAACTTTATGAGCGAATCCACCGCGGGAAGGATGTCACCCGGGAACTGGCTCGCGCGGTCGGCGCCGCCGCCGGACAGTGGCATACTCGGCTCGAGCACCACGTAGCCGCGCGCCGCCAACAGCGCGGGCAACCAGTTGTCGCCGGGCTGCGGATACGTGGATGTGTCGCTGCTCTGCTCCGCCTTCGTATGAACCGTGCCCGGATACATCTGCACGATCAGCGGATATCGCGTGCCCTTGCTGTATCCCGGTGGCATTGTTATGCGCGCGAATACAGTATCTCCGGCGTCGGTCGTGTAACGCACGTACCACGGGCGACACACATTGAGCTTCGCGATGTCCTGGTCGAGCGATATTATCGTGCGCACCGTCTTGCCGCGACGCACCAGCAGATGCTCACCGGCATCATCGACTCGCGTCTCGACATGCGGTACATCCTGAGCATTTGCAAGCGAGCGTGGTGTCGGGGCGCGCCTGGTGATCGGCTCGATCACTGGCGGATCGGGGCGGAACACCGATCCGTCACGCCGAACCTGAACGACCGTGTCACCGATCAGACGCGCGCCCACGGTCGAATCGTCGTCGGACCAGCGCGTGAGCGTGACGTGTCTTCCCGGTAGTGGATGCAGGATTCGTCCGTCACGCAGGTTGACGAGAATCAGCTCGGTTTCCGCGCGATTGAGCGGCGGTATCGAAGCAGCAGATGCGTCTATCGGCCGAACATCGGGCGTGAACGCGATCCACTGTGCATCGCGGGAAATCAGAATGTCGCGAGGTGTGCGTCCACGCAGCGACGCGGTTCTGAGGAGCGCACGTCGCTGGCCAGTGCGCACGTCGATGCGCCAGAGCGTGAGTGAATCGCCGAGCGTGGGATGCGCCGGCTGGATGAACGAAGGAAGGTGCGCATCGGTGATTGACGCAGAAGCACGCAGCCCCGACGAAGCTGCCTTCCACAGCTTCGGCCACTCCGCAATCGCGTCGTCCTGATCCAGCGTCCCCGTGCCGGGCGGAAGCATTGCGGTGACGAGCGTGACCGAATCGAGCCATGCGTACGCACCAGCGCGTCCGTTGGGATCACCGATGGCGAAACGAAGGGATGCTGCGAGCGCGCCC is from Gemmatimonadota bacterium and encodes:
- a CDS encoding VOC family protein, producing the protein MSSIPAVTAAGASSDEPATFVANTLSASLTVNVIETSLAWYRDVLGFTVAQTHERDGKMFAVSLRAGPVAILLTQDNGARGSDRVKGAGMSLRLTTSQNIDELATRVRERGGILETEPVDMRGVRVFRLVDPDGFKLVISSEPA
- a CDS encoding SRPBCC family protein; the protein is MPSSTDRIEESVVLSAPRARVWRALTDVREFTQWFGVELTAAFEPGAVINGHVTNVGYEHVTMTIWVEAIEPQHAFSFRWHPNAIDMSADYSTEPTTLVVFTIDEVPEGTLLVVVESGFDALPESRRTPAFTSNSKGWEAQMRRIAKYLAENSGPSVV
- a CDS encoding serine/threonine-protein kinase; its protein translation is MPTPKLAARFRRAGTHRDDFSNSEELRATLQRRLRAVAWVCAAYNAGGAIFGTLSPIMRARTATAPLSAGSSYLYVIVAALFVIAAQLLRPGSPRPLGRLRLYEAIIFTFGAGLFLALNIFDYSTLQDVYSKAPIDIALGTASFAVFLMVAYGVLIPNPARRTAIAVALFAMTGLAPDVWALVTGMLPISIAPIVFGFKVTVLTLTGLIIWFGSYRYEIVVRREAAARELGQYTLGEQLGSGGMGDVFRGEHRMLRRPVAIKLISAEQAGSPDALARFEREAQATAQLTHPNTVQLFDYGRSEDGTFYCVMELLDGETLEKIVERDGPMHVSRAVHVLMQLCGALAEAHDRGLVHRDIKPSNVILGNRGGMPDVAKLLDFGLVTARGTGSAGAMGATLTQAGMIVGTPEFMSPEQCGDPNEISASSDIYSLGALGYFLVTGRSPFAGRNSMQMLAAHLYETPPAPSTHVADIPPELDAILMRALTKDPAGRFENARAMARALEWNVAQVPA
- a CDS encoding class I SAM-dependent methyltransferase; this encodes MQEKPTAVPDSSAVRVALWRALHVEVDASPHVIRDTIGLELVAPDDNWRSRPDMDRQGTRGFRAGIVARARFVDDLVTEQAALGVTQYLILGAGLDTFAQRRPGITSRIRIFEIDQPETQAWKRQRLIDLGFGIPDWLRLVPVDFEAGDDWWDRLADDADFDATLPTVVACTGVTMYLTRDAVAATLRRLAALAAGSTLAMTFLLPAELTEGEERQQHKEVQKNARASGTPFLSFFTPREMLAMARDAGFASVAHVSAADLAQRYFAGRTDGLRPSSGESFLIATT
- a CDS encoding isoprenylcysteine carboxylmethyltransferase family protein, which translates into the protein MKSLEVKVPPPVVAAVIAVAMWGTSRFAPLLHLPDTLRFTAAAVMALIGIGFSIAGVRAFRRARTTVNPTTPERASSLVSSGVFRITRNPMYVGLAWILGAWAVFLSSAWALLGLVAFVFYMDRFQIAPEERALAKLFGNEYTSYQARVRRWL
- a CDS encoding carbon-nitrogen hydrolase family protein; the protein is MSTVRIALANLRYAATPDESVALAHAAIQQASVEGALIVCFPECYVPGYRATGRMVPPIDAAFLERAWSSIAKVAADTGVAVVLGTERVVDGAPRLTALVIDRDGTIAGFQDKVQLDPSEESFYSPGTQRECFQVGPLKFGVAICHEGWRYPETVRWPAQRGAHIVFHPHFAEAEPGGYQPTSFADPLNTFHEKAMLCRAAENSCYFASVNYASGGSPTTSAVVHPDGTVLGWQPYGKEGLLIADLDTAVATGWLAMRCRTV
- a CDS encoding acetamidase/formamidase family protein, translated to MNTRRQFLISAPLGVLGVMAACKDGTRESSGGDSVASSDVAPAAGTAMATAAAPTSVANIPADAPTLDWIPQHADLVYTFGGAPPKQHIKSGTRIATWTEDCFDGAVKTAADLPSRKMAAGHDNPQTGPFYVDGAEPGDTVAIHIVKLEPARSYAVSSFSPGFGALVGNDQTAMLGPDFPETTWRYDVDAKRTAARATSADGKYSWSVPLAPFLGCIGVAPAGGEVRTTIVPGNFGGNMDCPEVRAGNTVYLGVNVPGALLSFGDGHYAMGEGEIMGAAIEGALNVEVYVELIRKSATPIPRIENADEIIFVGSGRPLEDAARVAFKAMIGWVRAQSGMSVMDAYQFVAQNAKAPIIQLVDPEYTVMVKIEKSTVPGARHTS